From a single Candidatus Izimaplasma bacterium HR1 genomic region:
- the mgsA gene encoding Methylglyoxal synthase, producing MKIAIIAHDKKKDEMIRFCKKHVEVLRRHQLFATGTTGHRVMEETGLIIHCFKSGPLGGDQEIGARVANGDIDLIIFFRDPLTAQPHEPDVSALFRLSDVYKIPLASNINTAELFFETLQ from the coding sequence ATGAAAATTGCAATTATAGCGCATGACAAGAAAAAGGATGAGATGATTAGATTCTGTAAAAAACATGTAGAAGTACTAAGAAGACATCAATTATTTGCAACTGGCACTACTGGACACAGAGTTATGGAAGAGACCGGTTTAATTATTCATTGTTTTAAGAGTGGTCCTTTAGGTGGAGACCAAGAGATTGGTGCAAGAGTAGCTAACGGTGATATTGATTTAATAATATTCTTTAGAGATCCCCTAACAGCTCAACCGCATGAACCAGACGTATCTGCACTATTTAGATTAAGTGATGTGTACAAGATTCCACTAGCTTCGAACATAAATACTGCTGAGTTATTCTTTGAAACTTTACAATAA
- a CDS encoding Carboxymuconolactone decarboxylase family protein, with product MSSHNSRVFKINEQIKNTYYGAKGFVLLRFSKRLKLMNKKFKERIMLATTEANGCSMCSYVHTKIALSSGMTNEDIKKILDGETSSVPVNEAVAVLYAQEFASSLGKPGEESTIRLINEYGFRKAELIVAACNMITMTNGMGISLHFLLDRLKFNRNKNSNILLEVLNPLITIVLFPLLTILFGLKSLIGFKPKTLKFNYSN from the coding sequence ATGAGCAGTCATAACTCAAGAGTTTTTAAAATAAATGAGCAAATAAAAAATACCTATTACGGTGCTAAAGGGTTTGTTTTACTACGTTTTTCAAAACGTTTAAAACTAATGAATAAAAAGTTCAAAGAAAGAATCATGTTAGCAACAACCGAAGCTAATGGATGTAGTATGTGTTCTTATGTTCATACAAAGATAGCATTATCATCAGGTATGACAAATGAAGATATAAAGAAAATATTAGATGGTGAGACTTCAAGTGTTCCAGTTAATGAAGCAGTGGCAGTATTATATGCCCAAGAGTTTGCTTCTTCGTTAGGGAAGCCAGGAGAAGAAAGTACAATCCGTCTAATCAATGAATATGGATTTAGGAAAGCAGAACTTATAGTCGCGGCATGTAATATGATTACAATGACTAATGGAATGGGAATTAGTTTACATTTTCTATTAGATAGATTGAAATTCAATAGAAATAAAAATTCAAATATCCTGTTAGAAGTTCTAAACCCATTAATAACAATTGTTTTATTTCCATTACTCACAATACTCTTCGGATTAAAGAGTTTAATTGGTTTTAAACCAAAAACCCTAAAATTCAATTACTCAAACTAA
- the ytpP_2 gene encoding Thioredoxin-like protein YtpP — MNVIETYKDVEKVLKKDFVMIIAKSHTCSACKSILGMLEQNVPNLDNIEIQSVYIDDMDQFRGEHLIFSVPTVLIFSKGKELLRESRYINYSKVTRLIDIYTS; from the coding sequence ATGAATGTAATTGAAACATACAAAGATGTTGAAAAAGTACTCAAAAAGGACTTTGTAATGATTATAGCTAAGTCACACACATGTTCTGCTTGTAAAAGCATTCTCGGAATGCTTGAACAAAATGTACCTAACTTAGATAATATTGAAATTCAATCTGTTTATATCGATGATATGGATCAGTTCAGAGGAGAGCATTTAATCTTTAGTGTTCCTACAGTTCTTATCTTTTCTAAAGGTAAAGAGCTATTGAGAGAATCGAGATATATAAATTACAGTAAAGTAACTAGATTAATTGATATATATACAAGTTAA
- a CDS encoding Ferredoxin-2, giving the protein MAYTVNVNSEKCVGCSLCARICPTGTLKIDKVNKKAYTTDIMCDNAWGCIHACPTNALKIVEAK; this is encoded by the coding sequence ATGGCTTATACAGTAAACGTAAATTCAGAGAAATGTGTTGGGTGTTCTTTATGTGCAAGAATTTGTCCTACAGGAACCCTTAAAATAGACAAAGTAAATAAAAAGGCTTATACTACAGATATAATGTGCGATAATGCATGGGGATGTATTCATGCATGTCCTACAAATGCACTCAAGATTGTTGAGGCGAAATAA
- the bigR gene encoding Biofilm growth-associated repressor: MKSINFLKSISNNTKLRLISLLLENELCVCELEEILHIRQVNISKNLISLKDVGIVEVRRDKQRGFYSLSEEFLKSNHLINHIKELKLIEEQLKKDFEEFIKHEEVKDENVYVCSVYRNEVS; encoded by the coding sequence ATGAAAAGTATTAATTTCCTTAAGAGTATAAGTAATAACACAAAGTTAAGATTAATAAGTCTCTTATTAGAGAACGAACTTTGTGTATGTGAGTTAGAAGAAATTCTCCATATAAGACAGGTTAATATATCGAAAAATCTTATAAGTTTAAAAGATGTTGGTATTGTCGAGGTTAGAAGAGATAAGCAAAGAGGGTTCTATTCTTTGTCTGAAGAATTTTTGAAAAGTAATCATTTGATTAATCATATAAAAGAACTGAAGTTGATTGAAGAACAATTAAAAAAAGACTTTGAAGAGTTTATAAAACATGAAGAAGTAAAAGATGAGAATGTCTATGTATGTAGCGTATATAGAAATGAGGTAAGTTGA
- the copA gene encoding Copper-exporting P-type ATPase A, producing the protein MIKKSIKVNGMTCAMCAKTITNTFDNYEGISANVNVGAGKVIFTYEEEKYSLVDIADIVTKIGYEPILEGSLNDNKIERAKLRREIYISLVFSIPLLWAMFSHIEFFSFIYVPEILKNGIVQLVISGIVQFYIGRRFYKAAYHSIRKKVLGMDILVVMGTTSAYLYSLYLLYAQLSNPVMHPTYYFEISALIITMVLIGNYIEHIAKERTTDALVELVNLGAKEARVLKNDREVMVDIDEVFLGDLIVVKAKEKIPIDGKIIKGKSFVDESMITGESIPVEKSIDSKVIGATINLRETIIVEATKIGSETMLAKIIETVEETSALKPPIQRTADKIASYFVPIVVSIAILNFIVQFWLLGIDFSIAFERTIAILVISCPCALGLATPTSILVGNGKAAQNHILYKGGEFFELANKIQAIAFDKTGTLTIGKPVVTDYIGGKKSLDYLYTLEKESTHPISVSLVEYAKDNQAKLLELSEFEVVEGKGIKGVINSDEVYIGSYNLIKELNVPHDYLDDYNKYLLEAKTVNFLVINNSIKAIYAVRDEIKDTSQLVIKEMKARGLIPYMITGDNHVVAKQIAKELGIKNVYSEVLPHEKAKIVGDIQSKGLVTAFVGDGINDAPALKLADVGIAMGHGTDIAIDSSDVTLMSYDLGLVIKAIDMSKATLKNIYQNFAWAFSYNLIAIPLAATGRLSMVVAAAAMAFSSITVVLNALRLKGYKLPEFKIDKGDDIMKLEVTDMTCNHCKMSITNALTENGFNNVEVNLEDKSVVFDLNGKTSEEAIKAIEGKGYHVK; encoded by the coding sequence ATGATTAAGAAATCAATAAAGGTTAACGGTATGACATGTGCAATGTGTGCTAAAACAATTACTAATACATTTGATAATTATGAAGGGATTAGTGCAAACGTGAATGTAGGGGCTGGGAAAGTTATATTTACTTATGAAGAAGAAAAATATAGCTTAGTTGATATAGCTGATATTGTAACTAAAATTGGTTATGAACCTATATTAGAAGGATCTTTAAATGATAATAAGATTGAACGAGCGAAATTAAGAAGAGAAATTTACATTAGTCTTGTATTTAGTATTCCTTTACTTTGGGCAATGTTTAGTCATATTGAGTTCTTTAGTTTTATATATGTCCCAGAGATATTGAAGAACGGTATAGTTCAATTAGTAATATCTGGGATAGTGCAATTCTATATTGGTAGAAGATTTTATAAAGCTGCATATCATAGTATTAGAAAGAAAGTATTAGGTATGGATATACTAGTTGTTATGGGGACAACTAGTGCTTACTTATATAGTCTATATTTACTATATGCCCAGTTAAGTAATCCTGTAATGCATCCGACATATTACTTTGAGATAAGTGCATTAATTATTACTATGGTGTTGATAGGAAATTATATCGAACATATCGCAAAAGAAAGAACAACAGATGCCTTAGTAGAACTTGTTAATCTAGGTGCTAAAGAAGCCCGAGTTCTTAAAAATGATAGAGAAGTTATGGTTGACATTGACGAAGTATTCTTAGGTGATTTAATAGTTGTAAAAGCAAAAGAGAAAATTCCAATTGACGGAAAAATCATTAAAGGAAAATCTTTTGTAGATGAATCAATGATTACAGGAGAAAGTATTCCTGTTGAGAAAAGTATTGATAGCAAAGTTATTGGAGCTACTATTAATTTGCGAGAAACTATTATTGTTGAGGCAACCAAAATTGGTAGCGAAACAATGTTAGCTAAAATCATTGAAACAGTTGAAGAAACTAGTGCTTTGAAACCACCTATTCAAAGAACTGCGGATAAGATAGCATCTTACTTTGTACCGATTGTAGTATCTATAGCAATCCTTAATTTCATAGTTCAGTTTTGGCTTTTAGGAATAGATTTTAGTATAGCTTTCGAAAGAACTATTGCCATTTTGGTAATTAGTTGTCCTTGTGCCTTAGGCCTTGCTACTCCGACAAGTATTCTAGTAGGAAACGGGAAAGCAGCACAAAATCATATCCTTTATAAGGGTGGAGAATTCTTTGAGTTAGCAAATAAGATTCAAGCTATTGCTTTCGATAAAACAGGAACTTTGACTATAGGTAAACCTGTAGTAACTGATTATATTGGTGGTAAGAAATCATTAGATTACTTATACACATTAGAAAAAGAATCAACACATCCAATTAGTGTATCACTAGTAGAATATGCTAAAGATAATCAAGCAAAGCTATTGGAGTTATCTGAGTTTGAAGTAGTTGAAGGGAAAGGTATTAAAGGAGTAATTAATTCTGATGAAGTATATATTGGGTCATATAACTTAATAAAAGAGTTAAATGTTCCTCATGATTACTTAGATGATTATAACAAGTATTTACTAGAAGCTAAGACAGTAAACTTTTTGGTTATAAACAATTCAATAAAAGCGATTTATGCAGTTAGAGATGAAATTAAAGATACATCGCAACTGGTTATCAAAGAAATGAAAGCTAGAGGGTTAATTCCTTATATGATTACTGGAGATAATCATGTAGTAGCAAAACAAATTGCAAAAGAGTTAGGTATCAAGAATGTTTATAGTGAAGTACTACCGCATGAAAAAGCTAAAATTGTAGGAGATATACAATCAAAAGGTTTGGTAACAGCTTTTGTAGGTGATGGGATAAATGATGCACCGGCACTAAAACTTGCTGACGTTGGAATAGCTATGGGACATGGAACAGATATTGCGATTGATAGTAGTGATGTAACATTGATGAGTTACGATCTTGGGTTAGTTATAAAAGCAATTGATATGTCAAAAGCAACTTTAAAAAATATATATCAAAACTTTGCATGGGCATTTAGTTATAACTTAATAGCAATACCTTTAGCAGCAACAGGTAGATTAAGTATGGTTGTTGCAGCAGCTGCAATGGCATTCAGTAGTATTACTGTAGTATTAAATGCATTAAGATTAAAAGGATATAAATTACCAGAATTTAAAATAGATAAAGGAGACGATATTATGAAATTAGAAGTAACAGATATGACTTGTAATCACTGCAAAATGAGTATTACTAATGCTTTAACAGAAAATGGATTCAATAATGTAGAGGTAAACCTAGAAGATAAATCAGTTGTATTTGATTTAAATGGAAAAACTTCAGAGGAGGCAATAAAAGCAATTGAGGGAAAAGGTTATCACGTCAAGTAA
- a CDS encoding putative oxidoreductase, with protein MSKVILISGASSGIGKEIANTMHNEGYTVIGLSRKKPTDINYKYYECDLTNQEQIKSVTNQIKQGYPKIDVLINCAGVGTGGAIEEVSYEDLKWVYEVNLFGTIELIKGILPSLKNHQGKIINIGSVAGAITIPYQTSYSMSKSSVGILTEGLRIELKQFNIDVCTVLPGDTKTSFTTNRKTILIEDSPYYDNVKRSIEKMEKDEQNGVDPSKVVKVVTKVMNKKKMPIQVTVGLDYKFLVFLSKILPKRVVEFIITKMYG; from the coding sequence ATGAGTAAAGTTATTCTGATCTCAGGAGCCAGTAGTGGAATCGGAAAAGAAATTGCAAATACAATGCATAATGAAGGTTATACAGTAATTGGTTTATCAAGAAAAAAACCAACTGATATAAACTATAAGTATTATGAGTGTGATTTAACTAATCAAGAACAAATCAAATCAGTAACAAATCAAATTAAACAAGGTTATCCTAAAATTGATGTTTTAATCAATTGTGCCGGTGTTGGTACTGGAGGAGCTATTGAAGAAGTATCTTATGAAGATCTTAAATGGGTTTATGAAGTAAATTTATTTGGAACTATTGAATTAATAAAAGGAATACTTCCTTCATTAAAAAATCATCAAGGTAAAATTATAAACATCGGAAGTGTAGCAGGTGCAATAACAATTCCTTATCAAACAAGTTACTCAATGAGTAAATCAAGTGTTGGTATTCTAACAGAAGGACTACGAATTGAACTAAAACAATTCAATATTGATGTTTGTACTGTTTTACCAGGTGATACTAAAACTAGTTTTACTACAAATAGAAAAACTATCCTGATTGAAGATAGTCCTTATTATGACAATGTCAAAAGAAGTATTGAAAAGATGGAGAAGGATGAACAAAATGGTGTTGATCCTAGTAAAGTTGTTAAAGTTGTTACAAAAGTAATGAATAAAAAGAAAATGCCAATTCAAGTTACTGTTGGTTTAGATTATAAGTTCCTGGTCTTTTTAAGTAAGATACTACCGAAAAGAGTTGTAGAATTTATTATCACAAAAATGTATGGATAA
- the bioF gene encoding 8-amino-7-oxononanoate synthase has translation MDLFEKCFSYKEVEKITALGLYPYFHSLETKQDVEVVMEGRRQIMIGSNNYLGLTGDPRIIKVGVEAIQEFGSGVSGSRFLNGTLDLHIQLEKELADFLNKEACLTFSTGFQSNLGIISAIAGRSDLIFSDKENHASIYDGIKLSFAKMVRYNHSDMKDLERKLSEASPNKGKLIITDGVFSMSGDICKLDEIVRLARKYGARVMVDDAHGLGVLGKGGRGTAEYFDLEDEVDIIMGTFSKSLASLGGYMVAKKEVVEFVKHTSRPFIFSAAITPSSTRTALEALRILKAEPERPASLLKAARFMRDKLMGYNLPVGEDNIVPIIPIYTYSKLRTLFAVKRLYEKGVYVNPVLPPAAPEGECMIRTSYMATHTEKILNEAAEIINEVISSLPMDDEELMESLNNE, from the coding sequence ATGGATTTATTTGAAAAATGTTTCTCATACAAGGAAGTAGAAAAGATTACAGCTTTAGGCTTGTATCCTTACTTCCATTCGTTGGAAACTAAACAAGATGTCGAAGTAGTTATGGAAGGCCGAAGACAAATAATGATTGGTTCTAATAATTATTTAGGATTAACAGGAGATCCAAGAATTATTAAAGTTGGTGTTGAAGCTATCCAAGAGTTTGGTAGTGGAGTATCTGGTTCGAGATTTTTAAATGGTACATTAGATTTACATATCCAATTAGAAAAGGAATTAGCTGATTTTTTAAACAAGGAAGCTTGCCTTACCTTCTCAACTGGATTTCAAAGTAACTTAGGAATTATAAGTGCAATTGCTGGAAGAAGTGATTTAATCTTTAGTGATAAGGAAAATCACGCTAGCATTTATGATGGAATCAAACTAAGCTTTGCGAAAATGGTTAGATATAATCATAGTGATATGAAAGACTTAGAGAGAAAACTTTCTGAAGCTAGTCCCAATAAGGGTAAACTAATAATTACTGATGGAGTATTCAGTATGAGTGGAGACATCTGCAAACTTGATGAAATTGTTAGATTAGCTAGAAAATATGGTGCTAGAGTAATGGTTGATGATGCTCATGGTTTAGGTGTTCTTGGTAAAGGTGGTAGAGGTACTGCAGAATACTTTGATTTAGAAGACGAAGTAGATATCATCATGGGTACTTTCTCAAAATCATTAGCTAGTTTAGGTGGATACATGGTTGCTAAAAAAGAAGTTGTTGAATTTGTTAAACACACATCAAGACCCTTTATTTTTAGTGCAGCTATTACACCCTCAAGTACAAGAACTGCTCTTGAAGCTTTAAGAATTTTAAAAGCTGAACCAGAAAGACCTGCAAGTCTATTAAAAGCAGCAAGATTTATGAGAGATAAACTAATGGGATACAATTTACCAGTTGGTGAAGATAATATTGTTCCTATTATACCAATATACACATATTCAAAATTAAGAACTTTATTTGCTGTAAAGAGATTATATGAAAAAGGTGTCTATGTTAATCCAGTATTACCTCCAGCCGCTCCTGAAGGAGAATGTATGATTAGAACTAGCTATATGGCAACCCATACAGAAAAAATTCTTAATGAAGCTGCAGAAATAATTAATGAAGTAATTTCTTCACTCCCTATGGATGATGAAGAATTAATGGAATCGCTTAATAATGAGTAA
- a CDS encoding antitoxin HipB, translating to MKKLSIANNVRTLRFLNNEMTQKELAQKVGVSRQTIVAIEKRQYSPTLELCFKLSIVFEKSIDEIFTVEKIDGKLVIENEK from the coding sequence ATGAAAAAACTGAGTATTGCAAATAACGTCAGAACACTCCGGTTTTTAAATAACGAAATGACTCAAAAAGAATTAGCACAAAAAGTAGGAGTTTCTCGACAAACAATTGTGGCTATAGAGAAAAGGCAATATTCTCCGACACTTGAATTATGTTTTAAACTTTCAATTGTTTTTGAAAAATCAATTGATGAAATATTTACAGTAGAGAAAATAGATGGGAAGTTAGTAATAGAAAATGAAAAATAA
- a CDS encoding Zinc-type alcohol dehydrogenase-like protein has protein sequence MKNNIIMNACIVPKYGTEEDIIIREILKPIPREKELLIKVHYAPVTPTDLTSKKGDSFIFRLFSSLIRPKFGVYGEMYVGEVTEVGELVKDFNIGDLVYGTNGMKLGTYAEYVRVKDTTVIRKVPKGVEPINTLALLDGGITALPFLRDKGLIQKGQKVLIIGASGSVGSMGVQLAKNYGAIVTGVSGTSNQELLKDIGCDYVIDYTKTKYTESNYRYDIIFDAVGKSSFIECQNILTEKGSYLITVPDLPAMLKALFKVKQKNKKSLFAATGLRKPNLKNIDLDYLEGLLINKKITPVIEKIFDIKDMTKAQQHVRTGHKKGNIIVDLRKI, from the coding sequence ATGAAAAATAATATAATAATGAATGCATGTATTGTTCCTAAATATGGGACTGAAGAAGATATTATAATAAGAGAAATATTAAAACCAATCCCTAGGGAAAAAGAACTACTTATTAAAGTACATTACGCTCCTGTGACACCGACAGATTTAACTAGTAAAAAAGGTGATTCATTTATTTTTAGACTGTTTAGCTCACTAATTAGACCTAAATTTGGTGTATATGGTGAAATGTATGTTGGTGAAGTAACAGAAGTTGGGGAATTAGTAAAGGATTTCAATATTGGTGATTTAGTTTATGGTACCAACGGAATGAAATTAGGGACATACGCTGAATATGTACGAGTTAAAGATACTACTGTTATAAGAAAAGTACCAAAAGGTGTTGAACCAATAAACACCCTTGCTTTACTTGATGGTGGAATTACTGCTTTACCTTTTTTAAGAGATAAAGGACTTATACAAAAAGGTCAAAAAGTACTAATTATTGGCGCTTCTGGAAGCGTTGGTAGTATGGGTGTTCAATTAGCTAAAAATTATGGAGCTATTGTTACTGGAGTAAGTGGAACTAGTAATCAAGAACTTCTTAAAGATATTGGGTGTGATTATGTTATTGATTACACTAAAACAAAGTACACTGAAAGTAATTATAGATATGATATAATCTTTGATGCTGTTGGAAAATCTTCATTTATAGAATGCCAAAACATCTTAACTGAAAAGGGTTCATACCTAATCACAGTACCTGATTTACCAGCAATGTTAAAAGCACTATTCAAAGTTAAACAAAAGAATAAGAAATCACTATTTGCAGCAACAGGTCTTAGAAAACCTAACTTGAAAAATATAGATTTAGATTATTTGGAAGGATTACTTATTAATAAAAAAATAACACCAGTTATTGAAAAGATATTTGATATTAAGGACATGACTAAAGCACAACAACATGTTCGTACTGGACATAAAAAAGGGAATATTATAGTAGATTTAAGAAAGATATAA
- a CDS encoding GDSL-like Lipase/Acylhydrolase, with amino-acid sequence MKVAFLGDSITKGVPKVSYFEMLLQDLDSYELTNYGKGGDTVDSLLKRIKKIKHLEEYDLVFVFIGVNDVYSKINRKHEVMKALRRQYWSKDNVEFRALYYDLIKYLDTKCRKVVIIPPLLFGENLKSKWNEELKEYIEVIKDILKEYPHIDYLDVYSAFVEYLKDKEVVDYIPESLFRTGMDAAVLVNNQLADQESDERGLHLTLDGVHLNSKGAKLTADIIADYIKTTC; translated from the coding sequence ATGAAGGTAGCTTTTTTAGGAGATAGTATTACAAAAGGGGTACCAAAAGTATCTTATTTTGAAATGCTTTTACAAGATCTTGATTCATATGAATTAACCAATTACGGTAAAGGTGGCGACACCGTAGACAGTTTATTAAAAAGGATTAAAAAAATTAAGCATCTTGAAGAGTACGATTTAGTTTTTGTATTCATTGGGGTTAACGATGTTTATTCCAAAATAAATAGAAAACATGAAGTTATGAAAGCTTTAAGAAGACAGTATTGGAGTAAAGATAATGTCGAGTTCAGAGCTCTATATTATGATTTAATTAAATATCTTGATACTAAATGCAGAAAAGTTGTTATTATTCCCCCACTACTATTTGGGGAAAACTTGAAAAGTAAATGGAATGAGGAACTTAAAGAGTATATCGAAGTAATAAAAGATATATTGAAGGAGTATCCCCATATCGATTACTTGGATGTCTATAGTGCTTTTGTTGAATATCTTAAAGATAAAGAAGTAGTAGATTACATTCCTGAATCGTTGTTTAGAACAGGAATGGATGCAGCGGTTTTAGTTAATAACCAACTCGCAGATCAGGAAAGTGATGAGCGAGGATTGCATTTAACTCTAGATGGTGTACATTTAAATTCTAAGGGTGCTAAACTAACTGCGGATATAATTGCTGATTATATTAAAACAACTTGTTAA